One window of the Fusobacterium animalis 7_1 genome contains the following:
- the rsmA gene encoding 16S rRNA (adenine(1518)-N(6)/adenine(1519)-N(6))-dimethyltransferase RsmA yields the protein MEFKHKKKYGQNFLNNKDEILNKIIEVSNISDNDEILEIGPGQGALTSLLVERVKKVTCVEIDKDLENILRKKFSLKENYTLVMGDVLEVDLRRYLNQGTKVVANIPYYITSPIINKIIENRDLIDEAYIMVQKEVGERICAKSGKERGILTLAVEYYGEAEYLFTIPREFFNPIPNVDSAFISIKFYKDDRYKNKISEDLYFKYVKAAFSNKRKNIVNNLATLGYSKDKIKEILNQIEVSENERAENISIDKFIELINIFESR from the coding sequence ATGGAATTTAAACATAAAAAAAAATATGGACAGAATTTTTTAAATAATAAAGATGAAATTCTAAATAAAATAATTGAAGTTTCAAACATTAGTGATAATGATGAAATCTTAGAGATAGGACCTGGACAAGGAGCTTTAACTTCACTTTTAGTTGAAAGAGTTAAAAAAGTAACCTGTGTTGAAATAGATAAAGATTTAGAAAATATTTTAAGAAAGAAATTTTCTTTAAAAGAAAACTATACACTTGTAATGGGAGATGTGTTAGAAGTAGATTTACGAAGATATCTAAATCAAGGTACTAAGGTTGTTGCAAACATACCTTACTATATAACATCACCTATAATTAATAAGATTATAGAAAACAGAGATTTAATAGATGAAGCCTATATAATGGTACAAAAAGAGGTTGGGGAAAGAATTTGTGCTAAGTCAGGGAAAGAAAGAGGAATTTTAACATTAGCAGTGGAATATTATGGAGAAGCAGAATATTTATTTACTATTCCAAGAGAATTTTTTAATCCTATACCTAATGTTGATTCTGCTTTTATTTCAATAAAATTCTATAAAGATGACAGGTATAAGAATAAGATTTCAGAAGATTTATATTTTAAATATGTAAAAGCTGCTTTTTCAAATAAAAGAAAAAATATTGTAAATAATCTAGCAACATTAGGATATTCAAAGGATAAGATAAAAGAAATATTAAATCAAATTGAAGTATCTGAAAATGAAAGAGCAGAAAATATTTCCATAGATAAATTTATTGAACTTATAAATATTTTTGAAAGTAGATGA
- the hpt gene encoding hypoxanthine phosphoribosyltransferase, whose translation MKYKIENLINKESVEKRIKELAREIEKDYAGEEIYCIGLLKGSVIFLSDLVKELNMPVIIDFMSVSSYGSETVSSGDVKILKDTDLDLRGKHVLIVEDIIDTGLTLEYVIKYFKEGKGVKSLKTCTLLSKPERRKVDVQVEYIGFEVPDKFVIGYGLDYDQKYRNLPYIAVVIPE comes from the coding sequence GTGAAGTACAAAATTGAAAATTTAATTAATAAAGAGTCAGTAGAAAAAAGAATAAAAGAATTAGCAAGAGAAATTGAAAAAGATTATGCAGGAGAAGAAATTTATTGTATAGGATTATTAAAAGGTTCTGTAATATTTTTAAGTGATTTAGTAAAAGAATTAAATATGCCAGTTATTATAGATTTTATGTCTGTTTCTAGTTATGGAAGTGAAACTGTAAGCAGTGGAGATGTAAAAATTTTAAAAGATACAGATTTAGATTTAAGAGGGAAACATGTTTTAATAGTTGAAGATATAATTGATACAGGACTAACTTTGGAATATGTAATAAAATATTTTAAAGAAGGAAAAGGAGTTAAAAGTCTTAAAACTTGTACATTGTTAAGTAAACCCGAAAGAAGAAAGGTAGATGTTCAAGTTGAATACATAGGTTTTGAAGTTCCTGATAAATTTGTAATAGGTTATGGACTTGATTATGACCAAAAATATAGAAATTTACCATATATAGCTGTTGTTATTCCTGAATAG
- a CDS encoding transketolase — translation MNDISFLKEKAKEIRRSIVSMITEAKSGHPGGSLSATDILTALYFSEMNIDPANPKMEGRDRFVLSKGHAAPAIYATLAEKGYFSKDELMTLRKFGSRLQGHPDMKKLPGIEISTGSLGQGLSVANGMALNAKMFNENYRTYVILGDGEVQEGQIWEAAMTAAHYKLNNLCAFLDNNNLQIDGNVSEIMGVEPLDKKWEAFGWNVIKIDGHDFEQILSALDKARECKGKPTMIIAKTIKGKGVSFMENVCGFHGVAPTLEELERALAELA, via the coding sequence ATGAATGATATTAGTTTTTTAAAAGAAAAAGCTAAGGAAATTAGAAGATCTATTGTTTCTATGATTACAGAAGCAAAATCAGGACATCCAGGTGGTTCTTTATCTGCAACTGATATTTTAACAGCACTTTATTTTTCAGAAATGAATATAGACCCTGCTAATCCTAAAATGGAAGGAAGAGATAGATTTGTTCTTTCAAAAGGACATGCTGCACCTGCAATATACGCAACTTTGGCTGAAAAAGGATATTTTTCAAAAGATGAATTAATGACATTAAGAAAATTTGGAAGTAGACTTCAAGGACACCCTGATATGAAAAAACTTCCAGGAATTGAAATTTCAACTGGTTCTCTTGGACAAGGTTTATCAGTTGCAAATGGAATGGCATTGAATGCAAAAATGTTTAATGAAAATTATAGAACTTATGTTATTTTAGGTGATGGAGAAGTTCAAGAAGGACAAATTTGGGAAGCTGCTATGACTGCTGCTCATTACAAACTTAATAATTTATGTGCATTTCTTGATAATAACAATTTACAAATTGATGGAAATGTCAGTGAAATTATGGGAGTTGAACCATTAGATAAAAAATGGGAAGCATTTGGTTGGAATGTTATAAAAATAGATGGACATGATTTTGAACAAATCCTTTCTGCTTTGGATAAAGCAAGAGAATGCAAAGGTAAACCAACTATGATTATTGCAAAAACTATAAAAGGTAAAGGAGTATCTTTTATGGAAAATGTTTGTGGTTTCCATGGAGTTGCACCTACACTTGAAGAATTAGAAAGAGCATTAGCTGAATTAGCTTAA
- a CDS encoding transketolase family protein, translating to MSKKSTRQAYGEALVELGRINNDIVVLDADLSKSTKTDLFKKEFPKRHLNIGIAEADLMGTAAGFATCGKIPFASTFAMFAAGRAFEQIRNTIAYPKLNVKIAPTHAGISVGEDGGSHQSIEDIALMRAIPGMVVLCPCDAVETKKMVFAAAEYNGPVYLRLGRLDVETVLDDNYDFQIGIANTLRDGDDVTIVSTGLLTQEALKAADELAKENISVRVINCGTIKPLDGETILKAAEETKFIITAEEHSVIGGLGSAVSEFLSETHPTLVKKLGVYDKFGQSGKGTELLEKYKLTATKLISMVKENLK from the coding sequence ATGAGTAAGAAGTCTACAAGACAAGCTTATGGAGAAGCCTTAGTAGAACTTGGAAGAATAAATAATGATATAGTTGTATTGGATGCTGATTTAAGTAAATCTACAAAAACTGATTTATTTAAAAAAGAATTTCCAAAAAGACATTTAAATATAGGGATTGCAGAAGCAGATTTAATGGGGACAGCTGCTGGTTTTGCAACTTGTGGAAAAATTCCTTTTGCTTCAACTTTTGCAATGTTTGCTGCTGGAAGAGCTTTTGAACAAATTAGAAATACAATAGCTTATCCAAAATTAAATGTAAAAATTGCTCCAACTCATGCTGGTATTTCAGTAGGAGAAGATGGAGGTTCACATCAATCAATAGAAGATATCGCTCTTATGAGAGCAATTCCAGGAATGGTTGTTCTATGTCCTTGTGATGCAGTTGAAACTAAAAAAATGGTTTTTGCTGCTGCTGAATACAATGGACCAGTTTATTTAAGACTTGGAAGATTAGATGTTGAAACAGTATTAGATGATAATTATGATTTTCAAATTGGTATAGCTAACACTTTAAGAGATGGTGATGATGTTACAATAGTTTCAACAGGGCTTTTAACACAAGAAGCATTAAAAGCTGCTGATGAATTAGCAAAAGAAAATATCTCTGTTAGAGTTATAAACTGTGGAACTATTAAACCATTAGATGGAGAAACAATTTTAAAAGCAGCTGAAGAAACTAAATTTATAATAACTGCTGAAGAACATTCAGTTATTGGTGGATTAGGTTCTGCTGTTTCTGAATTTTTATCAGAAACTCATCCTACATTAGTTAAAAAGTTAGGTGTTTATGATAAATTTGGACAAAGTGGAAAAGGTACAGAATTATTAGAAAAATATAAACTAACCGCTACTAAATTAATTTCTATGGTTAAAGAAAATTTAAAATAA
- a CDS encoding DUF695 domain-containing protein, which translates to MKQNFNEIKQNWNFYMCRVDDKPASIRLNLALSNIAPVEDYKHRISIFIKMNNPTDDGLSSNEEYPMLCDIEDEVIGRLETLEDIFAGTVKTQGRLELYVFTKNPEKSEELCKEAFKKFPDYQWKSYIDEDKEWDFYFNFLYPDVYSYHAIMNRSVIENLTNQGDNLEKEREIDHWLYFSSEENINIATKKLEELGYKILSSKKLDNEKNYPYQLNISRMDNAIYSHVNQIVWELIEIAKSLDGYYDGWGCPITK; encoded by the coding sequence TTGAAACAAAATTTTAATGAAATTAAGCAAAACTGGAATTTTTATATGTGTCGTGTAGATGATAAACCTGCTTCTATTCGTCTTAACTTAGCTTTATCTAATATTGCACCTGTTGAAGATTACAAGCACAGAATTAGTATTTTTATAAAAATGAATAATCCTACTGACGATGGACTCTCATCTAACGAGGAATATCCAATGTTATGTGATATTGAAGATGAAGTTATAGGTAGATTAGAAACTTTAGAAGATATATTTGCAGGAACTGTTAAAACACAAGGAAGATTAGAACTTTATGTTTTTACTAAAAATCCTGAAAAAAGTGAAGAACTTTGTAAAGAAGCATTTAAAAAATTTCCAGATTATCAATGGAAATCTTATATAGATGAAGATAAGGAATGGGATTTTTACTTTAATTTCCTTTACCCAGATGTATACTCTTATCATGCAATAATGAACAGATCTGTTATAGAAAATTTAACAAATCAAGGAGATAATCTAGAAAAAGAGCGTGAAATAGACCATTGGCTTTATTTTTCTTCAGAAGAAAACATAAATATTGCTACAAAAAAACTTGAAGAATTAGGCTATAAAATTCTTTCAAGTAAAAAATTAGACAATGAAAAGAATTATCCTTATCAACTTAATATTTCTAGAATGGATAATGCTATATACAGTCATGTTAATCAAATTGTATGGGAACTTATAGAAATTGCTAAATCTTTAGATGGATATTATGATGGTTGGGGTTGTCCTATTACAAAATAA
- a CDS encoding DUF2262 domain-containing protein yields MEKLEEIHKEILNGNMDILKDFPLLYCLSENKENFVVLRKGRIVKEENRIKYFFPNSESNESNGIYCLIWGRKNEESYGIGGTPVPDDFYIIEMKFKNDILSLLSEKDEKIEATLKQFNKALQNIWSNFTMEELSIAFRQAPAVVLDEIKKEDMPKTVTIKNFGKFIYNKKLNAYKLFKEEIEYYFSADNKEELKKVKNIFSNIELTQFIEKAKEYTAHKLLKLKNDLWLEEDEKEVTKKDFKDRMKFTSLYVFSESANFYFDDGDLFWGHTIEVTINQNLEFIDANIVG; encoded by the coding sequence ATGGAAAAACTTGAAGAAATTCATAAAGAAATATTAAATGGAAATATGGATATATTAAAAGATTTCCCTTTACTTTATTGCCTTTCTGAAAATAAAGAAAATTTTGTAGTTTTAAGAAAAGGAAGAATTGTAAAGGAGGAAAATCGTATAAAATATTTTTTCCCAAACTCAGAAAGTAATGAAAGCAATGGCATATATTGTTTAATATGGGGACGTAAAAATGAAGAAAGTTATGGTATAGGAGGAACACCAGTACCAGATGATTTCTATATTATAGAAATGAAATTTAAAAATGATATTCTTTCTTTGCTAAGTGAAAAAGATGAAAAAATAGAAGCTACATTAAAACAATTTAATAAAGCTTTACAAAATATATGGAGCAATTTTACTATGGAAGAATTATCTATAGCTTTTAGGCAAGCTCCTGCTGTTGTTTTAGATGAAATTAAAAAAGAAGATATGCCAAAGACTGTTACTATTAAAAATTTTGGTAAATTTATATATAATAAGAAACTCAATGCCTATAAATTATTTAAAGAAGAAATTGAATATTATTTTTCTGCTGATAATAAAGAAGAACTCAAAAAAGTAAAAAATATTTTTTCAAATATTGAACTCACACAGTTTATAGAAAAAGCTAAAGAATATACAGCCCACAAACTTCTTAAATTAAAAAATGATTTGTGGTTAGAAGAAGATGAAAAAGAAGTTACAAAAAAAGATTTTAAAGATAGAATGAAATTTACAAGTCTTTATGTTTTTAGTGAATCTGCTAATTTTTATTTTGATGATGGTGATTTATTTTGGGGACATACTATTGAAGTTACTATTAATCAAAATTTAGAATTTATTGATGCAAATATAGTAGGTTAA